A window from Cyprinus carpio isolate SPL01 chromosome A11, ASM1834038v1, whole genome shotgun sequence encodes these proteins:
- the LOC122146630 gene encoding probable DNA polymerase isoform X1: MCYTHPKKSLQCDDCLRYCRSDLCYEMHKQAQSDGSRSQCDLIKYCDKCYRQYRAKWSGDKLLTHKCAPSRFVHCAEVLMDEGHHCCYIQPVKPSEHSQDYIYFDFEMMYENGRHTANYICAATQAGDEFMAKGVDCVDQMVKHFRCLKFESFTFIAHNSSGFDSFILLEYFTSQGLTPKIILQGCRLVYMYDQAFKQRYIDSYSFLPMKLSKMTSALNINTSEKGFFPHHFNRLQNANYIGPYPSKIYYGYQTMSDAERVKFDSWYESMTGEVFDFKKQLALYCKNDVVLLREACMKYRKEFIECTNVDPFGCTTLAGCAMKVFKTLFLTKDTIALTQKKCLHQSVQILLKHFHPMV; this comes from the coding sequence ATGTGCTACACGCATCCTAAGAAATCGCTGCAATGTGACGATTGTTTGAGATATTGTAGATCTGATTTATGTTATGAAATGCATAAACAAGCACAAAGTGACGGTTCGAGGTCTCAGTGTGATCTCATAAAATACTGTGACAAATGTTACAGACAGTACAGAGCAAAATGGTCTGGTGATAAACTATTAACGCACAAATGTGCACCATCGAGATTTGTGCATTGCGCTGAAGTTCTGATGGATGAAGGTCACCATTGTTGCTATATTCAGCCTGTCAAACCTAGCGAACATAGCCAAGactatatttattttgacttCGAAATGATGTATGAAAACGGTAGGCATACGGCAAATTATATTTGTGCAGCCACGCAAGCTGGGGATGAATTTATGGCAAAAGGTGTAGACTGTGTAGATCAGATGGTTAAGCATTTCAGATGTCTGAAATTTGAGAGTTTCACATTTATCGCCCACAATTCTTCGGGTTTCGACTCTTTTATATTGCTCGAGTATTTCACTAGTCAGGGACTAACGCCAAAAATTATACTCCAAGGCTGTAGACTTGTTTACATGTATGACCAAGCCTTTAAACAGAGATACATAGACAGCTATAGCTTTTTGCCGATGAAACTGTCAAAGATGACATCTGCTTTAAACATAAACACCAGCGAAAAAGGATTCTTTCCCCATCATTTTAATCGCTTGCAGAATGCAAATTATATAGGCCCGTATCCATCAAAGATATATTATGGATATCAGACGATGTCTGACGCTGAACGCGTGAAATTTGATTCGTGGTACGAAAGCATGACAGGAGAGGTGTTTGACTTCAAAAAGCAACTAGCCTTGTACTGCAAGAATGACGTTGTTTTGCTGCGAGAGGCTTGTATGAAATACAGAAAAGAGTTTATAGAGTGTACAAACGTAGACCCTTTCGGTTGTACAACGTTAGCCGGATGTGCTATGAAAGTGttcaaaactctttttttaacCAAAGACACAATTGCCCTAACGCAAAAAAAATGCCTACATCAATCAGTACAAATCTTACTCAAACACTTCCATCCAATGGTTTGA